The DNA window TTTTGAACATTGAAGTACATgagtatataattaatattttttcctGCGCAAGACAAATTGAGAAATCTAGTGAGCAATTTAGAATTAAGAAATCCCATTTTTGTTACAAAATTACAGGTTGAAATTGCCTATGGTGTAAACAGACGTATGAATATTACCGATGAACAATGTTTCTGTCGTGGAGGTAAATCAACCCATTAAGAATTTGTTTTGTATATCGCGAAACATGAGAATTTCGTAGGCGATATTTCTGGTACAAGGATGCAAGAGAGCCTTGTGACATTAGTTCTAGGAAGACGTAAAGGTTTGAGTCCTCCTGCAGTTTTCACACAACGGATGATCATATTAACCTTAAAAGAAACATGTATAAGAAAACCTATGAATTTATATACAACACAATAGCACATATTACTTCGACAAATAGTTAGATGAAGAACCACAAGATCCTGTAAAAACAAAGATCACAAGATCGATCAGGAACTTACTTTGTCTGTACCATAGTACTGTACCATGTTATTGTGTTGCAGACGACTCAGGAGTGCAATTTCCTGAGCAGATTATTAGAAATTACTAGATGCTTTATGATCTGAAAATACACCATTACCaacagaaatatatataatccataTATTATCAACAAGAGAAGCATCTAGCGAAGCCAACCTGCTGAAGCTGAAAAATACACTGTTGTGCATCGTCGTATCTCCCTTGATCATCTAAGTACACTTCGCTGTTACGATAAAATACTTGTCAGGTGTAACATGGTTGTATTGGTAGCTATACAAAGTTTATTTTCTTTCTCGAAGAATAACACTCAGGGtaataaaagagaaaagcaaATTAAATTACTTATATGTTActtattaatttgattttttataggtATTAATTAGAGTTGAAACTAAAAAAGATCAGTACTACAACAAAGTGATTGATCAGtagtaattactccctccattttatattataagatgacTTCATTAAATTTCTTTAGATTTTATGAAGATTATATTAAAACATAGCAACATTTCTAACATAGAATAGCCATACtaataaaatatactccctccttccctaaatatttgacaccgttgacttttttaaacatgtttgaccgttcgttttattcaaaaacttttgtgatatatgtaaaactatatgtatacataaaaatatatttaacaataaatcaaatgatagaaaaagaattaacaattacttaaattttttgaataagatgaacggtcaaatatttttaaaaaagtcaatggcgtcaaatattttgggatggaggtagtatctgTTAACGGCAAAATTTGGTGCATGCCGTTAGGCAAAGCAAGTCAAAGAGATGGGTTGAAGTTGTGATTCTAGCAAGGATGGTTGGAAAGTGTATCAGATATATTTAACCAATCTTAgaagtattttgtttttagTTTTCGTATCAAGGcaagtttgttagtttccttttctAAAAAAGTATAGAGTCCTGAACCGATCAAGTTGTGTTTGAATCAGACTCAAACTAGATCAATATACAAATTTTGGCGCATCGCTACCCTTTAATTTTGATGAGTTCTTAGTATCGAGTTTAGGCTGCACCGGTTTCGATCTCCAACGAGAAAGTAAGCTCCATCAACTTCGCTTATATCGGCCTAATTAGTACTTTCTCGATTAAGTCCGATATTCTAATCACATTTTACTACTGTTTCTTATCTGATATATCGACTCTTTGATTTCTTTGCTTTCTTAATTTGATTCAATATATCTGATATATTGGCTCTTTATTTGATTGCTTTGCTAGTTTGATTCAATATAGATCTATCAAGCCTTTCATCAAACTTGTACTGTCTTGGTTAAGTCCGATCTGCTAGTCTTTTATTCGTTAGATAGACTTATTCACGCTTGATAGGCTCTGTTCAAAGTTCTATCGGAGTTTTAGCTGATGAGTTATCCATCACGTTTGTATAGATCTATCGGCTAGATAGTTTTTCTTATTGTCTTCAATCCAATACTATCTTATTTAGGACCGATCTATCGGCTAGATATGTTTAATTCTTGAAAGCCGATATGTTTTATACAACGTTTCATTGGAGTTTAATTCTAGCCAATGAGTCATTTTTTATAATCTTGAAAATATGGCATCGTCTTATGTTCACATCGGTATAATCAATACCTAAGGTCCTGTTTGaatcagcttaggattattataatttagattattaggagtaagctgaaacaaacaaatagatTATCATGCTAGATTATCGTAATCTATAAACCAGATTAGTATACTCTAATAATCTCCCCTGGAtgagctttttctagattattgagtggctaaagacccactacccttagatgcctctaataatccaaagaaacaaacaacttgcagcttattctatgtcagtttattataatccagcttaaagtaatctgatttaataatctagattataataattttaagctgaaacaaacagggccatCCTTTATTAGTTTCAATGGTTTAGTCCGAACTATCAAGGTTGTTTTAAATAAAGAGATATTCATGATTGGTTTTGTTCAGTTTCCGTACGAGTCGATGGCTATGCATTTTAGTTACGTTATTTGATTAATTCACTATTCCATTGGTCAAGTAACCAATGACCCTAACTTTATCGGTATTTGATTATTTAAGTTATTTGATTAATTCACTGTTCCAAGTTACAGGATCAAACTAAGTGGCACACTCTAAACCCGATTGATAGGACCTGCAGTACGATTGTACGAGAGCTAAGCAAACCTCTCGTGCCTTCGTGTGTTAGTTGTAGGGTAAAACTACACTTTCACATATACACTCTGGCTTCTATCGGTTTATCCGTGGTGGAGGCACACATCGACACCGCTGTAAATCGAAAATTAGTTCGGACGCCTCAAATCTGGCCTAATACTAGCTTGTCACCGCATTTGGTGCTGATGCCCTACCGGTCGCTGCCTAAATCGTTCACGTGCTTGGTGAAATCAAAAGCCCCGCTATGGATAGATTCCAAGACGCGGATCCGGACGGCCACCATTGGCGCCGATACCCATTGACAGCGATGACACTACAGATCCCTAGGTCATCGGCTCCGAGACAGCGTGGACGCCACCGATGCTGGAGTTGGACGATGTCAATGCCCAACATCGGCATGCTCTTCTTGCTCCCCAATAGTTATGTATTCCATATCCAACCAAACAAGCTTCTAGCGGCACCAATAACGAATTCAAGACACTGCAGACTCTGATCGATCCATTGGGAAGACAAATTTATGTATGCGCTCACGAAAAGGGGAGGGATGATGGGGAATTACAGCGAGGCGCTAGGTGAGTAGGTGGTGCCACTGAGTGGAGTCAGTGGCGAATCCTGGCGCTGAGATGGAACAGGAAAAATGTTAGCCCCATCGTACCTATGCCTTGCCAATCaactgttagatttttttttacctcttgGTAGCTAGCAATTGGTGGTATATCCTTATGAATGGTAAAAAGCTATGAAAAAAATCGCTCGCTCAGATCTGAGCATCTCGCTCCACGGAGTATCTGTTAGAAAATCAGCCCCGAAATCACTATTGAAACCAAACAGGAAAGAAACATCATAGAAAATCCAAACACGTTAATGATACCGAGGAACGATATTTAATAACGAGGTTAAATTATAACCTGATCCCCAGGACAGTAATTGAGAGGAAGAGCGTTTCACTTAGCTTTACAACTGCTAGATTTAGTTTATGCTAAATGACGATGTTACCTCTCAAcgcctatattttttttgacagttACATCTCTTCACGTTTCTACTGCTGTCAACTAAGATGGCAGTAGAAATAGATGGAAAcaattagggcctgtttggtacagcttcaacttctaaatattgctccaggagttgagtctggagtggagttgtggagctgcctaaacccagctacACAGCTCTAGTATATTTTATGAGAGAACTcaacccaactccactcccagttttggtgaagctgaaactgtttgactGAGCTCTAACTCTAGGAGGGgtgaagctggagctgtgccaaacaggcccttagataaaattaaataaacaatTAGATGGTAGCATCATAGCAGAAAGTAACCagatgaaatggagggaatagaAATGATGGATCCAAAGTTACTTCTAATTAGATGAGTAGGACTTGTTACTTACTTGGTGATCCCCTCGAACACCATCCCGAAGGATCCACGTTCTAGGAAGCTCCCCCGACTCCAGGACCGgaccctcctcctcttcctcctcccaacaTCATTACTCCCGTTCGTCGGGATGTAGAACATGGACTCGGtggtcgtcctcctcgtcgtctcaTCATCCGTCGACTCCGACAGCGAAGACCAGCACGTGAAGAACTCACCGGACAGcaacaccgccaccgcctcctcctcctcctcctcgtcggccgccgGAGGAAATACGGCCATCTGCACCAGGGCAGCCATGTTTTGACTGACGGGGAGAGAGTCCTGAAGGGGGTTGTGTAGGAAGCAGAGCTGGACGGACGCGGAGTTGGATATCTGCCAATGTTGACTGACTGATAGTGATGACTAGCGATGAAAGCCTTGATTGGATATCTGGCTTGGGACGCGTGAACTCAGAAAATACTTTTCCTCTACTGTGCATGCGTTTCCATAAAAAGAATATATCGACCCACTACAGCAATTATTTACTACAAAACTTACACATCGTTTATTTTTGAGCTGTTGGATTGTCCTGCAGGTCTCAGAATCGTTGCGGTCGGCATTTGGGCCAGCCTTCTCATTCGCCAAGTTCCCCACCACAGGGTTgtaaatttcggaaattttggacattttggtgGGTTCCGATTGTAAGTGAGGTCCGGTCAAATATTTCGgccaaaaaaaagtttgacGCGATTTTCTCCCTTAACTCTAAATCGCCGTTCTCTTCCCCCTCCGTCTCCCCTCATTGCGCCGCACCGCATCCAGATCGAAAAAAAATCGCCATCTCGCCAAGTCGCCAGTCGCCGCCTCGATGCCGGTCGCCGCCCTGACGCAGCCCACCGCCGGCGCCCCTAGCCATCACCTGCAGCCGCCCTAGCCGTCGCCCGCAGCTGCCCTAACTGGTGCCCCCAGCCGTCGCCCCTAGCCACCCTAGCTGTCGGCCCGTCGCCCGCTGCTCGATGCCCCTAGCTGTCGCCCGCTGCTGCGGGGCGCTGGCGCGCCGCTGAGCGCGGGTGGCGGTGTGCCAAATTACCACGCTCCGGGTGATGGTGGCTGCGCTCTGGATTCGAGGACGGACAAAaacaatctgaattgcaaaatTCAATACAATGATAAGTTGGGATTCTGAAGACAAATAGATGGGCGGTCTAGCCGACATGCTTGCATCATCTAAGCGAACACCCATATATGATGCAAGGACAAAGGACAACATACTCAATAACAAGGACGGCGCTTCTTCTATTCATAATTCAAGGATACCTAACAACTAACCTCGCCCTCACGGCTAGTGTAATCCATCGTCTCATGTATTCGCATcgtcttgagatggccgatattattatgtcgcccttagttgtttttaaaCTGTAATCGGTTGTATTTtaccgatgtacaatggccgatattggtatatcgcccttagttcaattttttaattttatcaatgccttcgtcattgcaaaattagggggCACATATATTCACAAGTTGCAAATTTGGAAAATTTTTAAGCAAAAAGCATGGAgttatattaatcggcacaaggTTTGTCAAGACTAGTTACAGAAtcatcttagccgattacaaaatgTGCTAAGCCTTATTACAGAATGTCACTGAAACAAGTATCgttggatagccgatatagctctTTGCCTAATTTGCTCTACTTCTTCGATGgattgggcatcttgagcatcggttccagggatgacttttagggacttggtcatatccgcgacattcttgatagccgattttagTCTTGCCTTCTGTTCTTTGATAGCttgtgggagatcggctagctttttatGTTCCATGTCCAGCTCGGtgttgcattcttgaagttgtgccaagagttcaatcttgcgagcttcaagtcgatcaatattggatttgatcgggCCCTCAGATAATTGATCAAGCTTGGCCTTTTCTTCATGAACAAGTTGCCGATTAGCCTGGATTGTGGCCTCGATGTCTTTGCGCTCCCGACGCTCGGCTAGTCTCAGcttggccttctccagcttgaattgatgctGCTCAAGATAGACAGCTGGAGTAAGGACATCGGCTAGCTCATCTGGGATCAGAGCTTGAACCTCATGAAGCCGAGTCCTGATCAGCCCACAGTCTACCACCAAACTGTCTAGTGATGATGCTTCcagccgatgagagatatcaTCAACAGTTCTCTTCATATCATCGGATAAGGGGGCTAAGGCTTTGCTTGTGGTATCTTGTTTTGTCTCATCGAAGTAGTCcttgatgtcaaaagagaatagatcggctaagacctgcaagaACAATTTCAAGGAAGTTGAGAGCTAAAtagtgttaacaaccaaatttggtaatatcagcatcggagaggaagatgggatcgaagcggaatcaaaGATAAGGATTGTCgtggaaacagagtaagaatcggctggagtccggatcggctacgattaagATCGGCTAAGTCTTGGTCAGACTGGGTTAAGTGATTCAGCCGATTCTGACAATACGACTtgtgtacgacatcgggttcaagttaatgtgcttcaagatgattgtcACGtacggatagagtcctgggaaggcaattgtatctattaattaggatattttatgtaaattccttatagataaatgtgggcaGAAGTCtggccgcaaagacttatggtatcttagagtttgttagagataatagtcatgtccagtatgggcatatcttgtaattctcgggtataaatagacccccgagccctatgtaacttttaacgcacacgttcaatacaatttcggcgcatcgccacccttttgctttagttttgtttcgacgagttcttgctttcgggttgagctgcatcggtttcgatcttcaacaaaaggtaaaacttgttatgacggcttatattctcgagattagtgcttccatctttatgatactctaatcttgtttatgtaattcgtcgagttatcatatatcttacataatctctaacaatatcgccatctaacctacaatcggctaacatctgctaataaagggcagccgattaggttaaatatcgatgttggtttagattatatgagatatctaccactctatgaaacttccagcggcttgattgtctagatatgttcttcttttcatacttaatgctgcatcagttgagtttgatctattaagtcgtgtttagaatatcaacctctagcctgccttctagttgccgattagggtagcatcagagtttcagccgatcttatttgatttaactatattttctctatatgcttcattgacatgttaaatctgccctttatatcaagatcttgtcgcat is part of the Oryza glaberrima chromosome 4, OglaRS2, whole genome shotgun sequence genome and encodes:
- the LOC127770075 gene encoding mitogen-activated protein kinase kinase kinase 1-like isoform X3 — its product is MAALVQMAVFPPAADEEEEEEAVAVLLSGEFFTCWSSLSESTDDETTRRTTTESMFYIPTNGSNDVGRRKRRRVRSWSRGSFLERGSFGMVFEGITNEVYLDDQGRYDDAQQCIFQLQQEIALLSRLQHNNMVQYYGTDKEDSNLYVFLELMSQGSLASLYQKYRLRNSHVSRYTKQILNGLIYLHDRNIVHRDVKCGNILVHRNGSVKLADFGLAKEINKFSMLKSCEGSVYWMAPEVVNPKRTYGTAADIWSLGCTVLEMLTRQLPYPNLEWAQTLFKIGRGESPAIPKYLSKEARDFISQCLRPNPDDRPSASKLLDHPFMNRC
- the LOC127770075 gene encoding mitogen-activated protein kinase kinase kinase 1-like isoform X1, whose protein sequence is MAALVQMAVFPPAADEEEEEEAVAVLLSGEFFTCWSSLSESTDDETTRRTTTESMFYIPTNGSNDVGRRKRRRVRSWSRGSFLERGSFGMVFEGITNEVYLDDQGRYDDAQQCIFQLQQEIALLSRLQHNNMVQYYGTDKEDSNLYVFLELMSQGSLASLYQKYRLRNSHVSRYTKQILNGLIYLHDRNIVHRDVKCGNILVHRNGSVKLADFGLAKEINKFSMLKSCEGSVYWMAPEVVNPKRTYGTAADIWSLGCTVLEMLTRQLPYPNLEWAQTLFKIGRGESPAIPKYLSKEARDFISQCLRPNPDDRPSASKLLDHPFMNRDDDDDNGGGRGIRPTRFPAAARNATYQKEGGGNQLLR
- the LOC127770075 gene encoding mitogen-activated protein kinase kinase kinase 1-like isoform X2; this encodes MMAVFPPAADEEEEEEAVAVLLSGEFFTCWSSLSESTDDETTRRTTTESMFYIPTNGSNDVGRRKRRRVRSWSRGSFLERGSFGMVFEGITNEVYLDDQGRYDDAQQCIFQLQQEIALLSRLQHNNMVQYYGTDKEDSNLYVFLELMSQGSLASLYQKYRLRNSHVSRYTKQILNGLIYLHDRNIVHRDVKCGNILVHRNGSVKLADFGLAKEINKFSMLKSCEGSVYWMAPEVVNPKRTYGTAADIWSLGCTVLEMLTRQLPYPNLEWAQTLFKIGRGESPAIPKYLSKEARDFISQCLRPNPDDRPSASKLLDHPFMNRDDDDDNGGGRGIRPTRFPAAARNATYQKEGGGNQLLR